A single region of the Leptothrix cholodnii SP-6 genome encodes:
- the secF gene encoding protein translocase subunit SecF: MEFFRFRRDIPFMRHALVFNVISFLTFAAAVFFLITRGLHLSIEFTGGTVIETEYAQSADIARVRGTIETMGLGEVQVQKFGTSRDVLIRLPLREGVKQNELVGRVFTQLCTAEQGTVSQQQTTTDKGETISRQVCQTAAGAEPLKLSRSEFVGPQVGKELAEDGAKALAFVIVGIMIYLALRFEWKFAVAAIIANLHDVIIILGFFAYFQWEFSLSVLAAVLAVLGYSVNESVVIFDRIREAFRRYRKMTTVEVIDHAITSTMSRTIITHGSTQMMVLSMLLFGGPTLHYFALALTIGILFGIYSSVFVAAAIAMWLGVKREDLVSTPRKDHDPNDPNTGAVV, encoded by the coding sequence ATGGAGTTTTTCCGTTTCCGGCGCGACATCCCGTTCATGCGGCATGCGCTGGTCTTCAATGTCATCTCGTTCCTGACCTTCGCGGCAGCGGTGTTCTTCCTGATCACGCGCGGCCTGCACCTGTCGATCGAGTTCACCGGCGGCACGGTCATCGAGACCGAATACGCGCAGAGCGCCGACATCGCCCGCGTGCGCGGCACCATCGAGACGATGGGCCTGGGCGAGGTCCAGGTGCAGAAGTTCGGCACCTCGCGCGACGTGCTGATCCGCCTGCCGCTGCGTGAAGGCGTCAAGCAGAACGAGCTGGTCGGGCGGGTCTTCACGCAGCTGTGCACGGCCGAGCAGGGCACGGTCAGCCAGCAGCAGACCACCACCGACAAGGGCGAGACGATCAGCCGCCAGGTCTGCCAGACCGCCGCGGGTGCCGAGCCGCTGAAGCTCTCGCGCAGCGAGTTCGTCGGCCCGCAGGTCGGCAAGGAACTGGCCGAGGACGGCGCCAAGGCGCTGGCGTTCGTGATCGTCGGCATCATGATCTACCTCGCGCTGCGCTTCGAATGGAAGTTCGCGGTCGCGGCGATCATCGCCAACCTGCACGACGTCATCATCATCCTGGGCTTCTTCGCGTACTTCCAGTGGGAGTTCTCGCTGTCGGTGCTGGCGGCGGTGCTGGCGGTGCTGGGCTACTCGGTCAACGAGTCGGTGGTGATCTTCGACCGCATCCGCGAGGCCTTCCGCCGCTACCGCAAGATGACGACTGTCGAGGTGATCGACCACGCCATCACCAGCACGATGAGCCGCACCATCATCACCCACGGCTCGACCCAGATGATGGTGCTGTCGATGCTGCTGTTCGGTGGCCCGACGCTGCACTACTTCGCGCTGGCGCTGACGATCGGCATCCTGTTCGGCATCTATTCGTCGGTTTTCGTGGCGGCGGCGATCGCCATGTGGCTGGGCGTCAAGCGCGAGGATCTGGTGAGCACCCCGCGCAAGGACCACGATCCGAACGACCCGAACACGGGTGCCGTGGTCTGA